The following are from one region of the Rhodopirellula sp. P2 genome:
- a CDS encoding glycosyltransferase family 2 protein — translation MNTNSSPIPSSLASPASITSGLSAGFQTPEPQPSQQSSGPDRLEEISVVIPAMNEEASLAELHERITAVCAEQKVRVQIIFVDDGSTDRTWEKMVALCGAAADHSHSTCALRLRRNFGKAAALSAGFSVARGAIVFTMDADLQDDPTEIPRFLEKVQSGLDVVSGWKQTRHDPWHKVLPSRVFNALVSSLTGVRLHDHNCGFKAYRREVLAEVDLYGERHRFIPVLASARGFRVGEIVVQHHARQHGVSKYGVSRLVKGFLDLLSIHLVTGYGRRPLHLIGSAGLLCFAVGSAGMIYLSIKRILSELGYAEPLHLHSTAVFYYCIFAVLLGAQCVLAGLLAELVISVAAARDRHETMHMHGEFMQSTSNTAGGSRLLPNASGYSLSDWAGLSAPNDRATSAQDTNLTGPIHDA, via the coding sequence ATGAACACCAACTCCTCCCCGATCCCATCGTCCCTCGCCTCGCCAGCGTCGATCACGTCAGGTTTATCGGCTGGATTTCAGACACCTGAGCCTCAGCCAAGCCAGCAATCATCCGGCCCGGATCGCCTCGAAGAAATTTCGGTGGTGATTCCCGCGATGAACGAAGAAGCCTCGCTGGCGGAACTCCACGAACGGATCACCGCTGTCTGCGCGGAACAAAAAGTCCGCGTTCAAATCATCTTTGTCGACGATGGCTCGACGGACCGAACCTGGGAGAAGATGGTCGCGCTTTGCGGCGCCGCAGCGGATCACTCGCATTCGACCTGCGCCCTGCGTTTGCGTCGCAACTTTGGCAAAGCGGCCGCCTTGAGCGCCGGTTTCTCTGTCGCTCGCGGTGCGATCGTGTTCACCATGGACGCGGATCTCCAGGACGATCCAACCGAGATCCCACGCTTCCTCGAAAAAGTCCAAAGCGGTCTCGATGTGGTCAGTGGCTGGAAACAAACGCGGCATGACCCCTGGCACAAAGTGCTGCCCAGTCGAGTCTTCAACGCTTTGGTCAGTTCGCTGACCGGCGTTCGCTTGCACGACCACAATTGCGGCTTCAAAGCGTATCGCCGGGAAGTCTTGGCGGAAGTCGACCTGTACGGGGAACGGCATCGTTTCATTCCCGTGCTCGCCTCCGCTCGCGGGTTTCGAGTGGGCGAAATCGTGGTCCAGCACCACGCTCGACAACATGGCGTGTCGAAGTATGGCGTCTCGCGATTGGTCAAAGGTTTCCTGGACTTGCTCAGCATCCATCTGGTGACCGGCTATGGTCGCCGGCCGCTGCACTTGATCGGCTCGGCTGGTTTGCTGTGCTTCGCGGTGGGCTCGGCTGGGATGATCTACCTCAGCATCAAACGCATTCTGTCCGAACTGGGCTACGCAGAGCCATTGCACCTGCACTCGACCGCCGTCTTTTACTACTGCATTTTCGCGGTCTTGCTCGGCGCTCAATGCGTCTTAGCTGGCCTGCTGGCTGAATTGGTGATCTCCGTTGCCGCGGCTCGGGACCGTCACGAGACCATGCACATGCATGGCGAGTTCATGCAATCCACTTCCAACACCGCGGGCGGCTCACGTTTGCTTCCCAATGCCTCTGGATACAGCCTTTCCGATTGGGCCGGCTTGAGCGCGCCCAACGACCGTGCGACCTCGGCACAGGACACGAATTTGACAGGGCCGATTCACGATGCGTAA
- a CDS encoding NUDIX hydrolase, with the protein MSEPEVLLRGSRFDVIAIDLPGRDGQSHRREFIQHPGAVVLLPLVDDDTLVMIENERPAVGETLLELPAGTRDPGEDVLVTAARELTEETGYRAADLSVACEFYSAPGLGNELMHLVVAKDLTAGEQQLEATERIETKLMHRDELLELVQSCQIRDAKTLIGLQAFLFQKI; encoded by the coding sequence ATGTCTGAACCCGAAGTGTTGTTACGCGGTAGTCGTTTTGATGTCATTGCGATCGATCTTCCCGGTCGAGACGGGCAGTCACATCGACGCGAATTCATTCAGCATCCTGGGGCGGTGGTGCTGCTTCCGCTCGTCGACGATGACACCCTGGTGATGATCGAAAACGAGCGTCCTGCGGTGGGGGAAACACTGCTGGAGTTGCCAGCGGGAACCCGCGACCCGGGAGAAGACGTGCTGGTGACGGCCGCTCGCGAATTGACGGAAGAAACCGGGTACCGAGCTGCGGATTTGAGTGTCGCCTGTGAGTTCTACTCAGCACCGGGGTTGGGCAACGAGTTGATGCACTTGGTCGTCGCCAAGGATCTCACCGCGGGGGAGCAACAACTCGAAGCGACCGAGCGAATTGAGACCAAGTTGATGCATCGTGACGAGTTGTTGGAGCTCGTGCAGTCGTGTCAAATTCGCGACGCCAAAACGCTGATTGGTCTGCAGGCGTTTCTGTTTCAAAAAATTTGA
- a CDS encoding anthranilate synthase component II codes for MILVIDNYDSFTYNLVQRMGEIDPSADIRVHRNDDLSPDEIEALSPERLLISPGPCTPTEAGVSVECVRRFAGKFPILGVCLGHQSIGEAFGATIIRAPELMHGKTDGIHHDDQGLFAGLTNPFTATRYHSLVIDPHTVPDDLVVGAWTDTGGNRQIMGVRHRQHKLEGWQFHPESFLTEPGIELIRRFLAW; via the coding sequence ATGATTTTGGTCATCGATAACTACGACTCGTTCACTTACAATCTGGTTCAGCGAATGGGCGAAATCGATCCCTCGGCGGACATTCGCGTCCATCGCAACGATGACCTCTCCCCCGATGAAATCGAAGCGCTGTCGCCCGAACGTTTGTTGATTTCGCCGGGCCCCTGCACCCCCACCGAAGCGGGCGTCAGTGTCGAATGCGTCCGGCGTTTTGCGGGCAAGTTTCCAATTCTGGGGGTTTGCTTGGGACACCAATCGATCGGGGAGGCCTTTGGTGCGACGATCATCCGAGCCCCCGAATTGATGCACGGTAAAACGGATGGCATCCATCACGACGACCAAGGCTTGTTTGCAGGTCTGACCAATCCGTTCACCGCCACCCGGTATCACTCGCTGGTCATCGACCCCCACACCGTTCCCGATGACCTGGTCGTCGGGGCCTGGACGGACACGGGCGGCAATCGGCAGATCATGGGTGTCCGCCACCGACAACACAAATTGGAAGGCTGGCAGTTCCACCCGGAAAGTTTTTTAACGGAACCGGGAATTGAACTGATTCGCCGTTTCTTGGCGTGGTGA
- a CDS encoding DUF2617 family protein, with product MTDRVAKPSSRRDRYELFIGLFIVLSVRPKVAELAFHLFSRSLHPELILVHQTRKIERDGYDAKIEVTNCGHVVTFNSAPTADAAATTLCEVATSAHQPLPSRRCLIRQSLKGSRTEEATCRSGLSYRSHFQLETVDPKMFWMVGQQLGTGPTEGLLHRFDSSGRMALGAISYLNIETRRRSMLIQAIHTFPDDYAIVKVESLFTLPEPGAASA from the coding sequence TTGACTGACCGCGTCGCGAAGCCTTCTTCGCGGCGAGACAGATACGAACTCTTCATTGGACTCTTCATCGTGCTTTCGGTTCGCCCCAAAGTTGCTGAGCTTGCGTTTCACTTGTTCAGCCGATCGCTGCACCCAGAGCTCATTCTGGTGCACCAGACACGCAAAATTGAACGCGATGGATACGATGCCAAAATCGAAGTGACCAATTGCGGTCACGTCGTCACGTTCAATTCCGCGCCCACGGCGGACGCCGCAGCGACCACGCTGTGTGAGGTTGCCACCAGCGCTCACCAGCCTTTGCCTTCGCGTCGATGCTTGATTCGACAATCGCTCAAAGGCAGCCGAACAGAAGAAGCCACCTGCCGATCCGGTTTGTCGTACCGCTCGCATTTCCAGCTTGAAACCGTCGATCCGAAAATGTTCTGGATGGTTGGCCAGCAATTGGGGACGGGACCCACCGAAGGTTTGCTTCATCGATTTGATTCCAGTGGCCGGATGGCGCTGGGGGCGATCAGCTATCTCAACATTGAAACGCGTCGTCGTTCGATGTTGATCCAAGCGATTCACACATTCCCGGATGACTACGCGATCGTCAAAGTGGAATCGTTGTTCACCTTGCCGGAACCCGGCGCCGCTTCGGCTTGA
- a CDS encoding HisA/HisF-related TIM barrel protein: protein MNADSNRRLPSPPQQRLQQRWKSQLDRLIGVLDLMNGVAVHGIAGQRSRYRPVAGLPAGENALLRWYRSIGVQRFYVADLDGLMCQGRQDDALLNLAAELRDGETLWIDCGWRESVSQADRDWMSQMRSSIPAGSDIRWIIASESADSIDVLDRMLEWIPASELTLSLDFRDGQFIGPDSATHWMRSASDRNIREAILLDVASVGGESGPRDCQTFSGLVRQFRSVNWITGGGIRCPEEVQKLVSEGYSEVLIASALLPSSAADVASKTS from the coding sequence TTGAACGCCGACTCAAACCGTCGCCTGCCAAGCCCGCCCCAGCAGCGACTTCAGCAGCGATGGAAATCTCAGCTGGATCGGCTGATTGGCGTCCTGGATCTGATGAATGGCGTTGCGGTTCATGGGATCGCGGGCCAGCGAAGCCGATACCGACCTGTTGCTGGTCTTCCCGCCGGCGAAAACGCGCTCTTGAGGTGGTATCGATCGATTGGTGTCCAGCGGTTCTATGTCGCCGACCTGGATGGATTGATGTGCCAAGGTCGCCAGGACGACGCTTTGTTGAATCTTGCGGCTGAGCTGCGCGATGGTGAAACGCTTTGGATCGATTGCGGTTGGCGTGAATCCGTTTCGCAAGCGGATCGCGATTGGATGTCGCAGATGAGGTCATCGATCCCGGCGGGCTCCGACATTCGGTGGATCATTGCCAGCGAATCAGCGGACTCGATCGACGTGTTGGATCGAATGTTGGAATGGATTCCCGCGTCCGAGCTCACACTCAGTCTGGATTTTCGAGACGGGCAATTTATCGGTCCCGATTCGGCAACGCATTGGATGCGGTCCGCCAGCGATCGGAACATTCGCGAGGCCATTTTATTGGACGTCGCTTCGGTGGGCGGCGAATCGGGCCCTCGCGATTGCCAGACTTTTTCGGGATTGGTCCGGCAATTTCGCAGCGTGAATTGGATCACCGGGGGCGGGATACGCTGCCCGGAGGAGGTTCAGAAGCTTGTCTCGGAGGGGTATTCTGAAGTTTTGATTGCGTCGGCCTTGCTGCCTTCGTCCGCTGCGGATGTGGCCTCGAAGACTTCTTGA
- the floA gene encoding flotillin-like protein FloA (flotillin-like protein involved in membrane lipid rafts) has product MAMIDSIHDWNLLAQNPGGGLDSSSLLLLVGVFLALFFVALLGFFFLRYGKLWFQAFMSDADVQLLNLIRMHFTKVNPNVIVQAKVMAAQAGLDIGRRDGISTHRLEAHYLAGGNVMNVIHAIIAAHRAQIPLEFDQAAAIDLAGRDVLDAVQTSVYPKVIDCPDPKRSGKTTLSAITKNGVELRVRTRVTVRTNIEQLIGGATEDTVIARVGEAIISSIGSAETHFKVLENPDMITRVVLSRGLDAQTAFEIVSIDIADIDVGENIGARLQSDQAEADTRVARAQAERRRAEAIAAEQLMKARVSENRARLVLAEADVPRAMAEAFKAGRIGNVSNGAPAEGSA; this is encoded by the coding sequence ATGGCAATGATCGATTCGATTCACGATTGGAACTTGCTGGCGCAAAATCCGGGCGGCGGACTGGACTCCAGTTCATTGTTGCTGCTGGTCGGCGTTTTCCTGGCGCTGTTCTTTGTCGCCCTGTTGGGATTCTTCTTTCTGCGGTATGGAAAGCTGTGGTTTCAGGCGTTCATGTCGGATGCCGATGTGCAGTTGTTGAATTTGATTCGCATGCACTTCACCAAGGTCAATCCGAATGTGATTGTGCAGGCCAAGGTGATGGCGGCGCAGGCTGGGTTGGACATCGGTCGCCGCGACGGAATCAGCACCCATCGCTTGGAAGCCCACTACTTGGCCGGTGGCAACGTGATGAATGTCATTCATGCCATCATCGCAGCTCACCGGGCTCAAATTCCGTTGGAGTTTGACCAGGCGGCCGCGATCGATTTGGCTGGACGCGATGTCTTGGACGCGGTTCAAACCAGCGTGTATCCCAAGGTGATTGATTGCCCGGATCCCAAACGCAGTGGCAAGACAACGTTGAGTGCGATCACCAAGAACGGTGTTGAGCTGCGGGTCAGAACTCGCGTGACGGTTCGGACCAACATCGAACAATTGATTGGTGGTGCCACGGAGGACACCGTGATCGCTCGTGTGGGCGAAGCAATCATCAGTTCAATTGGGTCCGCGGAAACCCATTTCAAGGTGTTGGAAAACCCGGACATGATCACGCGAGTGGTCCTGTCTCGCGGCCTCGATGCTCAGACTGCCTTTGAGATTGTTTCGATTGACATCGCCGACATTGATGTTGGGGAAAACATCGGAGCTCGTTTGCAAAGTGATCAAGCGGAAGCCGACACGCGTGTTGCTCGTGCCCAAGCCGAACGGCGTCGGGCCGAGGCGATCGCCGCGGAGCAGTTGATGAAAGCTCGCGTGTCTGAGAACCGTGCCCGCTTGGTTTTGGCGGAAGCGGACGTTCCCCGAGCCATGGCAGAAGCCTTCAAGGCTGGCCGGATCGGGAATGTTTCCAACGGGGCACCCGCAGAAGGCTCGGCGTGA